In the genome of Schistocerca piceifrons isolate TAMUIC-IGC-003096 chromosome X, iqSchPice1.1, whole genome shotgun sequence, the window CCAAAATATCCTACTTcaaatagacgttagtgatatgggtctgccaCTCAGtggattactcatatttcctttcttggtaattggtgtgacttgtgccactttccagtctttgggtatggatatttctacGAGCGAGCTgtcgtatatgattgctaagtatggagctgttgtatcagcatactgtgaaacgaACCTTAcaggtgtacaatctggaccggaagtcttgcctttcttaagtgtgtTAAGCTGCTTCGCAACAACGTCAGTACAGTTTGTGGCAGTGTAGTACAAATAGACTAAAATCGAAACTAGTACTAACCGTTAGACAAGCGGTCTGTGAGTTTACAATTTTAGCAGTTATATATGTTTTGTATTGAAAAGTTAGCTCTGTACAGAATCTTAATGATGATCGAATAAATTAAGTTTGAAGCATCAGATTTATTCTATTCTCCAACAAGGCTTAAGACATTAACCAAACTGATGTTCTTATTCATGTATCTGGAGTCAAAACTTACACACTTCACTTACGTGTATTGCTTAAAATAGGTGTAACTATGTAACTAAATGAACTTTGTGAGGAAACCTAAAACAGTTCAGTTAATAGCAATGGTAAGGATTGTGTGAACTTCAAAGTGTCTATTTGCATTAACTTAGTAAGAAAGCCAAACAATTTCACTCCATATCAACGTTAGTGATCCATGCCcttttatattgtattttttcaGTAAACTTTGGCAgagtgaaatttagtacacatgCTACTGTCAGAATTGGTCGTAATTGCATTTGAAGAGATTCTTTCTACTTCAATAAGCTGAACCAAAATTATTAACATAATGTTTAACTACAAGCCTCTAACATTTAAATCTGTCCCAAATGCACGTTAGAAGGTACCCTCTTTAATTATTCATATTTGCGTTTGTAACTGTTAATCCGCACAGGTAATCTATTATTTGTATTAACGAAACAATTGCTCAATGTGCGCCTACGCTACTTCCACATAAACACTTAAATGAAATTATTATTCCGACAGCTACACGTGGTACAAACCAACCATCCAATGTCGATAATTGCAGTTCAGAGCAAGCAGCATCCACATTTTACCTGCTCTAATATTCTTCTCGCCTTCGGCGCAGGATAACCACACGCTCACATGAGCACATGACACTTTTCTTTGCCAACACAAACGACTGACTACTAAGCTTTTTCGCGGGATCGCTACGTTACACCATACTTTCACGTCATCGGTGGTTTCCGGTTCTAAAGACGTataaataataatcataatcagGGTGATATTCTACATAATTTTGCAACAATAACTTCGCTGCTATATTTCCACATAGTTAGACTACGAGATATTTGTGTGAAATGAAACACAATAAGATATAACGCTACAAGAatttcagggtgacaattattgaattatctgaaataaaaccgtcataagttctgaacggtttgcattaggacattccggccggagtggcggagcggttctaggcgctacagtctggaaccacgcgaccgatacggtcgcaggttcgaatcctgcctcgggcatgtatgtgtgtgatgtccttaggttagttaggtttgagtagttccaagttctaggagactgatgacctcagatgttaagtcccatggtgctcagagccagagccattaggacgttcaaacagcacggttggccgcggggcatgatgggaatttgtaTGTGCTGTATGCTTTCGATTAGccgcgaagcccactttcatttgaatgggttactcaataagcaaaattggcccattgggggctgagaatccacatttcacgaTCACGAGGTCTCTTcgctctcaacgggtgactgtgtggtgtgcgatgtccagtcaccgaataatcggtgcgatatttcttgatagcACGGTGACCACCGATAggaacgtgaaggttttggaaggtgatttcatccccattacccaaggTGACACTCATTTCggtaagatgtggttcatacaagatggagctcgactctatcgaagcaggagagtactTGATGTCCAGGaatagcactttggggaccacatcctgtcctggctctggggtaccaagaggccactggtatgggcttcgattggccgcaatattctccggacctgaacacatgcagctcctttttctggggctatattaaagacaaggtgtacagcaataacccaaaaaccattgctgagctaaatACAGTCATTCAGGGGATTATCCACATCAtcaatattccgacacttcagcggttcatgcagaatttcgctattcgtctgcgccatatcatcgccaatgattgcaggcatatcaaacatgtcataacctaaatccgaatatctgaaatgacgtttacattttgaaaaaactttgtgcacgccatagtttgtaactaatttatgtcttTTTCATATAGTGGCCAACGTCCTTGCggccgtggtaacaccggttcccgtcagatcacggaagttaagcgctgtcgggcagggccagcacttggatgggtgaccattctgtgtgccgagcgctgttggcaagcgggatgcattcAGCCCTTGCGAGACAGACTGAGGAGCTAATTGATTAGAAGtatcggctccggtctcgtaaactgacatacgaacGAGAGAGCGGTATGCTcaccaaatgcccctccatatccacgtcCCGTGACGCCTGTGTGTtgacgatgacgcggcggccgttgggccttccaaggcctgttaggACCGAGTTTagttttcacatagttcaataactgtcaccctgtacattattCAACAAATACCTTAAAAAGGTTTAGCACAGTTTTATGAAAGGACACATGACAAAACAAATACAGAAGCAATAACGGGAAAGATCGCAACACCatgaagaagttgtgcgacataaacgaaagttggtaggcgtatttctacaacTGATTGCCGATGTCTACTCAGATTTCTCGCCAGTCGCGTCAGAGTtgagctagtagcgccactacgcaGATGCAAACCCATTTTTCTTTAAATACAggctgtagcggtcgtgagcgcTAAATCTATTTGAcattggacttggtgagttgatgttggtcaacaACGCCTTTAAGGCAATAAAGGTGCCATTATCAAAACTCTTGAGTACCTCCTCCTTGGCCGAGCtcgttagccggcacggtagctcagctgttCAGTCTGTGGGTTAGTTATTATCTGCGATGGAAACAACTCAGTGAACGGATGAAAGAAAAACATGAACAGGAGTAATCGGACGTCCAACCCGAACAAATTtaactaactacactactggccattaaaattgctacaccacgaagatgacgtgctacagacgcgaaatttaacttacaggaataagatgctgttatatgcaaatgattagctttccagagcattcacacatggttggagccggtggcgacacttacaacgtgcagacatgaggaaagtttccaaccgatttctcatacacaaacagcagttgactggcgttgcctggtgaaacgttgttgtgatgccacgtgtaagggggagaaatgcgtaccaccacgtttccgactttgataaaggtcgtattgtaacctatcgcgattgcggtttatcgtatcacgatattgctgctcgcgttggtcgagatccaatgactgttagcagaatatcgaatcggtgggttcaggagggtaatacggaacgccgtgctggatcccaacggcctcgtatcactagcaatcgagatgacagacatcttatccgcatggctgtaacggatcgtgcagccacgtcgcgatccctgagtcaacagatagggacgtttgcaagacaacaaccatctgcacgaacaattcgacgacgtttgcagcagcatggactatcagctcggagaccatggctgcggttccccttgtccctgtatcacagacaggatagcctgcgatggtgtactcaaagacgaacctgggtacacgaatggcaaaacgtgattttttcggatgaattcaggttctgtttacagcatcatgatggtcgcatccgtgtttggcgacatcgcggtgaacgcacattggaagcgtgtattcgtcatcgccatactggcgtcacccggcgtgatggtatggggtgccattggttacacgtctcttgttcgctttgacagcactttgaacagtggacgttacatttcagatgtgttacgacccgtagctctacctttcattcgatcccagcgaaaccctacatttcagcaggataatgcactaccgcatgttgcagatcctgtacgatcctttctgtatacataaaatgttcgactgatagcctggccagcacattttccagatctctcaccaactgaaaacgtctggtcaatggtggccgagcaactggctcgtcacaatacgccagtcactactcttgatgaactgtagtatcgtgttgaagctgcatgggcagctgtacctgtacacgccatcaaagctctgtttaactcaatggccaggcgtatcaaggccgttattagggccataggtggttgttccgggtactgatttctcaggatttatgcacccaaattgcgtgaaaagtgaTCACgtaccagttctagtataatatatttgtccaatgaatacccgtttatcatctgcatttcttcttggtgtagcaatttcaatggcgagtagtgtatatagAGCAAACTGAGATCAACAAACAAAATGTCTTATCTCACGCCCGTGAGATGGCGCTCGACCAAGGTGTAAGTCGCTTCGAATCCTGCCGGGGACAAAAATTTTCAGTGCCTGTATTCGGTCGGCGAGGGGATGAGAGatagtggcgtaaagttcctgttCACTATATTTTGGACCAATGACCTGATTTAAATATCAAACCCCTCCGCAAGTGTTTCAGGAGGGGAGGGTATGAGACACTGTTGATGGTGTTCCGTCCGTCAGATGGGAAAGTTAAGCTTGGAGGCTGCCTTGGTGCCATTCGCGAAGAGTATTGTATGTGCCggaccgggtttcaccctctcccttctgtcATCATTATCGTCATAAggaacaccaaaacacacacacacaaacaaagaaacaaaaagcaCTCCACTAtgtttgaacgaggtagtgtaatatGGTTACGAGAAGCTGCACGTTGCTTCTGGGATATTACAGAAAGGCTTGGAAGGAATGTAGCTACTATACATACTGATGGCAGTGGTGTTCACGGGAACTACGGTCGAAAGAACACCGAGCACCGGACGGCCACTTGGGATTACCGAGAGTGAAGGCATATGACTCTGACTCCTCTGTCACCATCGCTTCCTCAGATTCACAAGTGCGGTCGTCGGTAGTGAAATGTGTGGCTGCCGGCTCTGGCAGGCTGAATTTGTATTTTTAGGGAgctgtggacctagaaacgacggaaaggcttcgtccTAGCTGTAGGCCGCAGTGGTACCgagccccacaacaggctacagcagttcacttaccccaccgctgccccataCCAAACGTAGGGCTGTTGtgtggttcggcctccagtggaccacCCTctcccgctcccccctccccctccacctgagaacgtttcacaccagacgaatgtagctccagtgtttgcttggtagagtaattatgatgtacgcgtactTGCAGAAAGTGTTTGCggagcagtcgccgacatagtgtaactgaggcggaataggggtaaccatcccgcattcaccgaggcagatggaaaaccgccttaaaaacaatcCAGAGACTGGCgggtacaccggacctcgacactaatccgcagggcggattcgtgccggggaccagcacgcgttccagcccggaaagcagtgcgttaaccTTGCGGGCCCGGGCAGGTTGGTGACAGCAACGAGGTTCGCATCAGCGACCGTCCCGGCTCGAGAATGAGGAAGCATAGCTGTTTGGTGGAGCAGTGGCTGGCTCGCATCGCGGGGAAGATGTGCCGTCCTGCACTTGCTACAGTTTGCCCGCAAATGCTAAGTCGATCGCGAAAAGAGCAGGTGGGGCCTGTCCACTGTACGATATGAATATCCGTATACCACCAACGGACAGATTTGAAGGTTTatgattcttcaaatggttcaaatggctctgagcactatggcacttaacatctatggtcatcagtcccctagaacttagaactacttaaacctaactaacctaaggacaacacacaacacccagtcatcacggggcagagaaaatccctgaccccgccgggaatcgaacccgggaacccgggcgtgggaagcgagaacgctaccgcacgaccacgagctgcggactatgattCTTCAAGTCAATTCGAACACTCCTAACACCGCTGTGAACTTGGTAGATTAAAGGAGACGACCACTTTTCATTAGTGACGCTCAGGACGGTCCCATAGGCATGTAGCCATCGTGACATATCATCACTCGAAAATTCGAAAGGCAGATTGAATTTGTGTACATTATGGACCCCATAGAGGCATGTACAATTTCTACATCACTAATCGTGGAGAATACTCAGTAttatagaacactcagtataatgtcgtttattgaaactgaactacacttctcaaacaattaatatatacacacacagaaaacaaataacatgtagacgactattcatcaacagcgtcggtgaggtccgtcagagttggtcctagctcggcgaggaactggctgtactgctgctgcgttggccttataaagccggcggaggtcggcggagtactcctactttccctgtgtctgtgaggcgacctctgcaggaaacggttcgcattagtctctagaaagttctgtttattttgaagaactGTTTTCCTATTGGTtgtgcctgcaagtgcttgtgtatgttatattgtACACAGGAGTATCTTGAGTGTATTCTGCCTgacaggggccgtctgtggcagacgtaaaaCACCTCCCTTccggggaggagccgcgcgaaagATCGACAGCTGCTACGTCGTGGAGATCTGCGGCTGCGGCTGCCTGGAGGAGGCTGTGGAGGCTGCCTCCTGGAGAATATGGTGCTGTACGTCCTGCGATGTGGGCTGACCGGCGTACTGGTTGCGATGGCGGCATGGGTGGGACCAGTGGCATCGGTTCATCTTCATCGGTGGCCATTGGCTGTTGGGGAGGCGCCGAAGAGGGGCCGGGAAGCTGGTCCTTCAGCTGCGGCTGCTGTGTTGGTGGTGCTGGTGGCGGCGACTGATGCCCTGAAACGTCACCCTTGCAACGATGAGATGGCATTAGTGAAGGGGTCTGTGTAGGTGGTCCGGAATGGGTTGTGGAGGTGGCGGTGGTCTGTGTCGTAGGGTGCGGTGCAGGTGGCGCAGAGTAGCGAGTACGCAAGTGATTTCGCTGGAGACGGACTATGTGGCCATCCAAGATGACATCAAAAAGTTGGCGATCCCAGGAACGCTGGATGACAGCAGGCAGCCAACCTGCATTAGTGCCAAAACCTCAGACTAAGGAGCCAGGGAGGAACCGAGACTGTCCAGGAAGAATTTGAATTCTCGGAGAGGGCAAGAGAAGATGTAGGAGGGTACTGGGTTGGCGGCTGTGGAGTGCTTCCGCTGGGCTTTTGTCCCTATCTGAGTGGCTTGATAAGAACTGAGGAATGGCATCAGAGCATATTCAAGTGAGTGGTCTTTGGTATATTTGAGCATTTGTGTCTTGAAAGTTCTGACCAGGCGTTCCGCTTCGCCATTGGATTGGGGATGGAAGAGCGGGGTAAGAAGATGCTGGATGCCATTGTCAGTGCaaaaggagaggaattcctggcttcGAAAATGTCCATTGTCCGTGACTATGGCTTTCGGTAATCCTTCCAAGCAAAATTTTTTTGCGAGGTCTGATAAGGTAACATTCGTGGTGATTGCTGAATACCGAACGACATACGGGAAATGGGAACATGCATCCGTGACTAGGAGCCATTGGTGGCCCAGAAATGGTCCCGCAAAGTCAAGGTGGATGCGTTTCCAGGGACCGTTCGGCATAGGCCAAGGAAGGAATTTTTGGGGGGGGGACGGGGCAATTGTTGGACACAGACGGTACAGCGCCGCACCATCTCTGTGATGTCAGATGTGAGGACGATCCAAAACACATGACTTCTTGCGAGGGATTTGGTATGAACGATCACCCAATGCCCTTGGTGAAGAATGTAGAGGATCGTCGGCTGCAGGGATCTTGGAATGATGACCCTCGGTTCTGCTGAATCTAAGCGAAGGAGGACTCCATCCATCACCGAAAGCTGGTGTCGGATGTAATAGTACAACCAGAGGTGGCGTTGATCCTGAGGAGGCGGCGAGGATGGCCAACCATGCAGAACGCGGAGTCGGACGACTCAGAGGAGGTAATCTGCTGCGGTGCCTGCAGCTACTTTGACAGCTGCAATGGGAAATGCCTTCAGGTCCTCTTGGACGTCATCATCAATATGAAAAATGAGGAGGTCCAACTGGTCAAAAGCAGGGTCCAGACCTTGTTGTAGAGGCGACAAGGCGTCCGCATTGGCGTGCTGGGAGGTGATACGGAAATGCACGGTGTAGCGAAATTGGGGTAGGAACAACGCCCAATACTGGAGACATTGGGATGTTTTGGTCGGTAATCACGCAGAAGGCGCAAATAAAGAGAGAAGCGGTCTGTGGTCAGTAATAATGTGAAAGGACTTGCCATAGAGAAAGGGAAAGAACTTGGATCAGGCAAAAACCATGGCaagtgcttctttctcgatttgggaATATTTGATTTGTGCTCTGGAAAGAGCTTTTGAGATATATGCTATGGGGCGCTCTGTGCCATCCGGCAATTTGTGAGACAGGACAGAGCCCACACCATACACAGATCCGTCCGTAGCAAGTGTCAAATGCATGAGACATGCAGCGGATTGGAGCTGCTGTTTGAGGGTATGGAAGGCGGTCTCGCAGACTGGGGCCCAACAGAATGGGACATTTTTGCGGTAGAGGTGGTAAAGTGGTGCTGCCACTTGAGCTGCAGAAGGAACGAAGTTCCTGTAATACGAAATTTTGCCGAAGAAGGATTTCAACTGATGAAGGTCCCAGGGACGGGGCAGGTTGTTAATGGCGTCTATATGAGAGAAAGATGGAGAAATGTCCTTCTGGGAAATGATGTGACCCAGATAGGAAATAGATTGTTGGAAAAAGgaacatttagaaatattacatTACATACCTGCAGTTCGGAggcggaggaagaggaggaggaggttggcTATGTGCTCTTCGGAGGAGGACCCCGTGACGACTGTGTCGTCTAAGCAACTTATACAGCCAGTGATATCATTGAGAAGTTGTTGAAGGTATTTTTGAAAGATTGCAGGAGCCCTGGCTAAACCGAACATGAGTCGGTTTAGTAGGAAGAGGCCGAAAGGACTATTTATAACAGTGTAGGGAGGAAAGATCAAGAGGAATTTGGAGATATGCTTCTGCTATGTCGATTTTGGTAAAGTAGGAGCCCCCTGCCAATTTGCGAAAAATATCTTCCGGTCGCGGAAGGGGATAGTCGTCAACGAGATGCTgttggttgactgtagacttaaagtcactGCAGAGGCGAAGGCGGCGGCCTGGCTTCTGGACGATGACTAAAAGCGTGGACCACAAGCTGAACCGCACAGGCTGGAGAACCCCTTCATGTGGAAGACGTTGGAGTTCTTCTTTGAGCGGCTGTTGTAGTGCCACTGGTACCTGGGGTGCCCGGAAGTAGCGGGGCCAGGCAGCGGGACGGAGTTGAAGCGAGGCCTCAAAGTCCTTGGCGCAGCCTATGCCTGGTGAAAACAGGTCCTGGAATTCATTAGAGAGTGCATCAACTTCAGGAAAAGGAACGTGCTGAGGCACTAGATGGACATCGTCCACAATGGAAAATCCGAGTAAGTGGAAGGCGTCCAGTCTGAATAAGTCTGCTGTGGAGGAATTGTTGACAACGAGAAACGTGACTGGTGAACCGATTTTTATTGTCCTAGGACAGCTATCTCTTGCTTATTATACGCCAGTAGGCGCTTAGGGGCTGAAGAGAGAGGGGTGGTGAACCAATGTTGGCATAtgaagtgtaattaatcaaggataCTGCTGCGCCTGTGTCCACTTGCAGACGCAGAGGCTTGTCATTGATAGTGACGTCTATAAAAAATTTTGATGTAGAGGAGTTGTCTACCTGATTGACGTCCATTGGGGTGTTGTTCCAGCCGTCTGGATATGGCCTGGACTGGCGGTTGCTGGAGATGGGTGTTTTTGCGTGACAAATGGACGCTAAATGCCCTTCCCTGCCGCAGTGTGTGCATTGCGCCCAGCGGTCTGGGCAATCTTCTCTATCATGTGTTGAATAGCAGGTGGGGCAGGAGGATAGGCGGAGACGATCCCCACGACGACGTTGCTGGTTGGGTTGTTGCTGCAGTGGCTTCTGGCTCCGGCCAGGATGGTGCGACTCTGTGTCTTGTTGTGGAGGCGGTCTCCGACCGCGGCGGCGGGAGGAGCGCGATGTTAAGCCCTGGATTGCTGCGACGTCTTCGGTGTCCGTCATGTCGTCGTCACGGATTGCAGCTACATCTGCCCAAGACTCCAGTCGACGATCGGCGGCTGTAGAAATTTCGAACTTATAGGCTAGTTCTATGACCTGCTCGAGGGACGGGTCTTCTAACTTGAGGGCGTCATGGCGGAAAGCGGCGTCTGGCGCTGCCTGTATCAAGTGGTCAGGCACCATGTCATCAGCGTAAGATTCCTTGGAAAGATGTGTGTGGAACTTACATTTCCTGCTGAGACCTTGCAGCTCGGCGGCCCACTGGCGATAGGTCTGTTCGGGTTTCTTCCGTCATTGGCAGAACTCGACGCGGGTTGCGAGGACATGATATCGGCGTTTGTAGTAGGCATTTAACGTCGCACAGATGACAGTGAAGGTGAGGGAGTCGGGGTCCAACGGCTGTAGTTTC includes:
- the LOC124722544 gene encoding basic salivary proline-rich protein 3-like; this encodes MVPDHLIQAAPDAAFRHDALKLEDPSLEQVIELAYKFEISTAADRRLESWADVAAIRDDDMTDTEDVAAIQGLTSRSSRRRGRRPPPQQDTESHHPGRSQKPLQQQPNQQRRRHQSPPPAPPTQQPQLKDQLPGPSSAPPQQPMATDEDEPMPLVPPMPPSQPRSPHRHRESRSTPPTSAGFIRPTQQQYSQFLAELGPTLTDLTDAVDE